In Camelina sativa cultivar DH55 chromosome 13, Cs, whole genome shotgun sequence, the genomic window tgacaaagcaaaagaaaaggagcaGAAGGCACGGGGCTCGAGAGAAGAAAATGTTCGCAATAACAATAATGGAGGCGTCGAGACTTGTTGAGagttagaaagagagagacaaagactaATGCTTCTTTGCCTAATCGGCGGAGGTGGCGTGCTGTCTCACTTCCCTCCGACATGCGTTGGCCCTACGCGCCCCCTCccttttttcttattcaaagGACCGGATCCCAAATTGGCCGGTTCAATTTATCGGTTTATGCCGGATGCTTTTGGACGCTAGCAAACCATTGACTTTGATAGCTTGGTTGGTGGTGCTCACAGTAGGAGTCCACTTTAGTAACGTCATGTGTGTAATGTCATTTGAGATTAAACTTGTACTGTTAATAGTAAGTTCATCTGCCTTGTGTTCCTCTAGATATTGTTGCTAAAAATCTGTGGTTTAAAGAATGAGAATGTATGATGGATGTATCTACTCCATGTAGAAGATATGAGCAGTAAGAAAATTGTTACGTATAAATGAATAATAGTATATTGTGAAAAAGAATTAGTAGTAATGGGCCAAGATCCATATTTCTACTAAAATCTAAGATCCAAAACATTTCTCGATGGTGTAGGGATGCCTAGCTTATTCACATATATTCCGTATTCAACAAATGTACCACACTCCTACGCACGGTTTTACATAGCTAACCACTCTTTTCCTATCATTGGTCATAGTGAATATGCCTAATCCATCAAACAAGATACTATATGACAAGACTTCTTATAGCATTTCCATTGGCTAATTTCGACACTTGATCACCAAAACTCTCTTATTGAAAGAACCCAACGGCTCTTTTAAAAATATGCTTCAGAATTCGTGTTAGGCTGTAGTAATAAGGtatattatataagtatattaagagtaaaacatagattttacatttttaccACATTTTAGACTAAATTCTATTTCGAGTCtctaaaaattggatttttacccttatttttctaaaaaaatatacatcaaTGTAAATTAAATGGTTAAACAATTTTAGAGGACATCGCAAAAACCTACTTACAATGAGCCACAACAACCCTGAGTTCGAACTTCGAACAACCTATCCAACACTAATAAAAATAGAGCCTATAGCAATGGAATATTCCATGGAGAAGGTCTCATTTTCGTGGCTATATGACTCCTATACATGACAAGACATGGAAAAAAGTTGTGTATATACGATCGTGGACTAAAATATTTCGTGGCTTTTCTTGACGTTATAGTCACGATTTTGACACGCGTATTTCATGACATTAATTGCCACGGAATAGTCAGGCAAATTTTTGTGGTCAGTTAGCCACAATTCAGTTCATATCTATTCAGTGACTAAGTAGACACGAAGCACTTGTGTCTAAACGATGGCTTTTTCTAACCACGAACCACCGTGACCTGGTGATTGTGAtaaatttagaaattgaaacCTACACCCCAAAATTCTATAATTTGAAACGTGaaatacaaattctaaaaatctgaaacatGAAATATAAAACCTATAATACATTACCATAGATTTCcaaagttttacaaaaagatCCATAAGGTTccaaaaaacttacaaaaggTGATTAAGGATTACGAAAGATGCAATTATTTTGTGAAGCAAGCTAAAAATACAAGATACGCAATAAAGTAAGAAACACACCACTTATCTAAGTGCTTGTGAAGTAAAGTCACGAGTAGCACACCATTGTTCAAAGTCAGCTTGTTGATCTCGAGTCATAGGTGGAGTCAGGGTCGAGGCAGTGTTAGGCATTGCGGCATTCAGGACAGTGGGATTAATAGGTGTTTCAGTAGGATCAGAAGATTGAGTATGATTAACATGTTGGAGGGTAGCAGAATTCACCCCAAGAGCCTGTAGAATCACATTTAGTGAAGCTCGTGTTGCAACCATCTCGTCCTTGAACTCACTCTTCAAGGCAATCATATCATCTTTGAGTGTCTTCATGTCAGTCTTGAGCGTTTCAACATTTGTGTTGACAGTTTCAGAGTTCTTACCCAAACCAGAGATACGCAAGTCCATGTCGAGGTTGCGTTGAAGAGAAGGTCTTAGAAGGATCAAAATTCCAGTATTGAACACTGCCTATTCCATAATTGCGTCATTTGCTTGACTTACCCCGCTGTGAATATAGCGTCATTTACTTGAATTACCCCGCTGTGAATggatataaaaccaaaattaatataaaccaaCAATCAAAGACAAACATTCAgatcaaaagtcaaaaacaactagtcacaacaaaaactaaattaaaacaatgaACATTCTCTTATGGATTGTGAATGAAAACGTGCAGACATCATACACCTACAAAACATCATCCACataatacaaaaatgaaagttattTGAAGAGTACCTTCACTCCCAATAGAAGTTTTGCTACAATATTAAAAGAAGACATTAGTATTTGTGAGTAAGTGAACTTAGTTATGTAGagtaaaaaaaagtagtataaaTTTTGAACACTTACCACAAAAGATTGCCACCCGTTAGTTTTCCTCTCCTGAGGAACAAATTTCCAGCTTGACTTTGGTCCCATGTAGTTTCCTAGCCAAGTTATCCAGATTAACCCATGGACACATGAGTCTATACCGAACCCgatagaaaaaattaagaattagAGACAAAGAAGATTATACATTCATGATATACACATTAATAGAATTTTGCTAACTAATTACCATAAAGCGCCATTGATTTTTCTTGGATGAAGGTGTGGTTGGGCATCTCTTGAGGCAGTATGTAGTAGTGCCTCTTCGATTCTACGAACGTAGTTGTTTGCGGCTGAAGATGTTGCGATTGCAGATCCAATAGCTCCTGGAGGAATGGGAGAGCCCAAAGGTGAAGACCTTGCAGGCCTTCTCTATTGCATATCTGCAAACAAAGCAGAACATATACATTGAAAGGAGATCTGAAGAACAGACCCAAAAACCTAAACATTTATACATTGAAATAGGATCTAAAGAAACTTATAtcgagaagagaagaagaagatttataCGGTAGATTTAAATCGGAAGGCCGTGTGCGACGACGGTCGGAGGCTTTGCCTGACAAAGTTATCGCGATTCGAATTGGAGAAACCCTGAATGTTTCTGAAGTGTGTTTTGTTGAGTGAGAGATTTGAgaatgagatatttttttttctaagtgttAAGTTAGGAATGAAGGCAGAGATATGAGGACGAGAGTTTTATTGCTTTTAACCTAAACCgggaaaccaaaattaattttgatgtTAAAGTTACTCTATTTACCCAGgaacccaaatatttttttggtgattaATTTTTTGTGACCAGGGAAAACCAAAATAACTGTTGTTTCGCTGATCCAATTCAACTTAAATAATTAGGTGTAAaacaatgaataaataaaattatgctGTAAGAAAATGGTATAGTTAAACTTATAAAActgatattaaattaaaacatgatAACACATTTGATCACATTTTTACTTTGTGGCTCTGACGTTGTAACCTATTTTATTGTGGGTGTTTGGTCactattttatcatatttttactTTGTGGCTTTGTTATCATAAATTTAAAGTGACTGTTTCGTGACGTCACTCATGTGACTGTGTCGTGACTATTTTTGCCACGGTTAGACCACGACTTAGTCacgtttttactattttttcatTTCTGTGATTTTATGTGACTATTTCGtcactatttaaaaaaaaaagcaacggAGTGATCGTGACAGAAAAGTGGctatatgatatttttgtaatagtGCAAACGTTATATTAAACCGCAATGACCACCTAAAACCAATTAGGAAAAAATGTCGTATGTTATTTAGGTGAAACTTTCAACTAAAGAGAAGGAGGCGTTTCAGTTTGAAACATCCCACGTACGTGTATATGTATCATTCCATTAATccaatctagggtttttttttgggatatagaaaacttaaaagttgaaaaagtAGACATTATCATGCGGAGTTAATacgaagaaaatgaagaatacttgtttgttgttttctttaatttatcatCTCTTTTAAGACCAAGACCATTAGACAAAGCCAATGACATGTGACAGAGAGTTATAATAGTTGAACTTTCAAGGATGAACCATATATATCAAATGTACATGTTGGAGTacctaacaaaatttatatattactttgtAGAATTACACCCAAAACATTCAATTTGCCAACTTGTTCATGCGacattttgtaaccaaacaatacCAACTAACTAACTctaattaatttacattttttttaatctttttacatttttttctcaaaaacaaaatacaagggAAATAAGAATAATTTTAAGAGCCTATTCAATtcactatttttcttttccaaagccAATCAATTCACTTCTTCTTGCTTCCGATTAAGACTGAAGAACNGTTTCGTGACGTCACTCATGTGACTGTGTCGTGACTATTTTTGCCACGGTTAGACCACGACTTAGTCacgtttttactattttttcatTTCTGTGATTTTATGTGACTATTTCGtcactatttaaaaaaaaaagcaacggAGTGATCGTGACAGAAAAGTGGctatatgatatttttgtaatagtGCAAACGTTATATTAAACCGCAATGACCACCTAAAACCAATTAGGAAAAAATGTCGTATGTTATTTAGGTGAAACTTTCAACTAAAGAGAAGGAGGCGTTTCAGTTTGAAACATCCCACGTACGTGTATATGTATCATTCCATTAATccaatctagggtttttttttgggatatagaaaacttaaaagttgaaaaagtAGACATTATCATGCGGAGTTAATacgaagaaaatgaagaatacttgtttgttgttttctttaatttatcatCTCTTTTAAGACCAAGACCATTAGACAAAGCCAATGACATGTGACAGAGAGTTATAATAGTTGAACTTTCAAGGATGAACCATATATATCAAATGTACATGTTGGAGTacctaacaaaatttatatattactttgtAGAATTACACCCAAAACATTCAATTTGCCAACTTGTTCATGCGacattttgtaaccaaacaatacCAACTAACTAACTctaattaatttacattttttttaatctttttacatttttttctcaaaaacaaaatacaagggAAATAAGAATAATTTTAAGAGCCTATTCAATtcactatttttcttttccaaagccAATCAATTCACTTCTTCTTGCTTCCGATTAAGACTGAAGAACCTTAATGGAGAAACCCTAATCTTATGTTCGGATATCGTCTGCAAATTCGGTGACCACATGTGCTCTCTCGTTCCAACAAGCTGATCATATTGCTTCTTTAACTCGGGAGAATTACAAATCGAACTGCTTTCACCGCAAGttattgcttcttcttcttcttctctgctgtTTCTGTTTTTACACATACGACTAAGTATAAAATCCGGAGAAACTTTAATCAGAATCTTCCCGTTTGGTCCCTGAGAATATTCAAACGGTGGTGGACTCGACGGCGCCGTGAAATTCAACGGAGGAGTACCCGACCGAACGTTTTCAAGATTAGAGTTGAAGATTGAGAGAGACGAAGTGGTTAAGATTCTGTATGCAAAACGTTCGATGGGCAAGACGAAATAGGTTTCACCTGGGATAAGATAGTCGTCCATGGCTAAAGCTGGAACCTGACGACCGATGAAGAAAGAATCTGCATGGCACACAATTTGATCAGGAAACTCAAACATGATTTCTCCAGCAACATGTTTCTTGAAGCCACATAGGGTTTTGGTTGATCCTTGCTCAAAGAAAACGAGCGTGACTATTCCTTGGCGTCTACGGATGATAGGAAAACAAGAATTGAGTAGAGATTTgctcatcatatatatatatatctctgaGCGATCgagatttaatttgtttttcaagcAGCTGCAAAAGTTATGGATTGTCTTATTAAGAGATGAATAGTATATATAGAGGGATTAGTCTTTATGGTCTTCGTGTTTTGTTTGTAGTGGAAAGGCAACTACGTGAAGAGAGTTGACTTTTGAATTGTCAACGACTCCagggtttaatttttttgcatATGATAATCTGAAGTGGGCTCTTTGGTCAATCCTCTCGGctttttgttcatttatttgttttaatttcttggtctaaaattgcatttttatagtattttaattggAAATGTTACATAAAGTCGTAGAAGTAGCTGTTATACATTAGAAGATCAAATcattagttttattttagtaatttatcaATTCTAATTACAACAACACGTTGAACCCGTGGCTGATTTCGTGACAACTATACCAAATGACGAATTAGATAAATGGTCCAGATACATACTCCCTTATGCCTTATCACTTTACAAGTTATATCCCAATTTTTGAATGTGTTCGTTGTCCAACTTAACATCGCAAACATATGGTGCATATATAACCACATCAACTAGACCTTTGAAGTTCGACGATTCACATATGATGATGGTCTATGGTCTTTGtatttctctaattttaaaGGCGACGACCTAGACAACTTGAACGACGGTTTAACATCGGGGTTTTGAAATTACTAAatagttcttttgtttttctttctttcattccAAACCACATCCCCAAATTTGACTAGGAGGGGGAAAAGGTGAGAACCTTTACCTTaacatcttttttcttttttctttcttggtttagTTGTTTGATTTCGGGGAAACAACAACCCTAGAATTTGTATCAGATTAGATGTATGGTTGATTGTTAAAAAATGGGCCTCAATGATCAATAATATAATGGGCACAAAAATTGTATACCCAAAAGAGGACGTAGGCTAAAATGTTTCAGTTTTATACCGAAGACACGGGGCCTTCTTCAAAACGCACACCAAACTTTTTTCAAAGATAATAATATGCTGTtcagaaaaagataaatatatgtaGATATATAACGCAGATTATTTTTTTCAGCTAGGATTATACATGTTGGATTCAATAAGGTAATGCACAGATGAATTTAGTACTAGTACATTTGTCACATTGATGCCAGTCACAGACTCAATCCAACCCAACAACTTGTTTTAACTATGAGTTAATATTAACTTAACATATTTGGTTGAAGTTTTCAAACAATTGTCGCcgtttaaatttgtaatttagtTATCTGATTTgtaactaaattataaaatgaaaattttgtcattttatatatatatattttaatatattatatttgagTATGGTGCAAAACAATGATCTAGTTTTAAATATGAATCGAtactaacttaacatattagttcgagttattttaataaattctcacaattaaatttgtaataaacTATATtgctttttaaatatttatgtttggcccgaaatatataaagtaatatAATCCAAATTGTACcctttatctatttttttcttaaaattataccgtttataactaattaattcaaaattataatttatcttatatatatatatatatttctaatactAAATTGGTGTATGATGCAAAACATTTATCTAGTAATGaatatatgaatttatataaaacacaaattaaattgtgctaaaactatataataaaaactgtTAGACccctaatgtttttttttaaaaaaaaattgattttactttttattattttctctagTCTGTAGAATCTGccttttggtctctctctctctattttttttttttttttttttttttttttttttttttNNNNNNNNNNNNNNNNNNNNNNNNNNNNNNNNNNNNNNNNNNNNNNNNNNNNNNNNNNNNNNNNNNNNNNNNNNNNNNNNNNNNNNNNNNNNNNNNNNNNNNNNNNNNNNNNNNNNNNNNNNNNNNNNNNNNNNNNNNNtttttttttttttttttttttttttttttttttgttgttgctcgTCGCTAGAAAACTGCGTATAGTATCCATCCCTTAGATCATCATATGCCCATGTCTCTCTAGATTCTCTACCTCccccattttttcttcttctcactttctctctcgcGTAGCCTAAGCTCACCATCACCTTCTGATTCCTCTTCTTTTTGCTTTATTCcgatcgattttttttcttctttcagaaaTCGATTTGagctgggaaaaaaaaaagttagctcAAATGGAAGTGAATGTGTTGGAAGTTGCTTCGAGATCAGACGATCATTGCGATGAataatttgattgattgattccgtgaatgtatatatagatagccttttagattttttgctttttctaagCTAGAGCAAGTGTGGATTTCGCGGAGGTTTTTTGGGTTGATGGAGGGTTTCGATTCTTGAGAAGTTTATGTCGAGAAACGGAAGGATGGCTTCGGATCTTAGTAGAGCTGGTCCTGTGGAGAGAGATATCGAGCaggtttgttatatatatatatatatgttccctTTCTTCGATTTTGCTCTCtaattttatgatttcattTGCTTAGACTATGTTTGTTATTAATAATTACTTGTATTGAATCATTTATGGTTAAGTCTCTTCGGAATTAGATTTTATACATGTCGGGCGAATTTGTTCAATTGGGATTTTTCTTAGGTTAGAGAAGAAGAGTGTGTATTCTTTG contains:
- the LOC104735249 gene encoding uncharacterized protein LOC104735249, which codes for MMSKSLLNSCFPIIRRRQGIVTLVFFEQGSTKTLCGFKKHVAGEIMFEFPDQIVCHADSFFIGRQVPALAMDDYLIPGETYFVLPIERFAYRILTTSSLSIFNSNLENVRSGTPPLNFTAPSSPPPFEYSQGPNGKILIKVSPDFILSRMCKNRNSREEEEEAITCGESSSICNSPELKKQYDQLVGTREHMWSPNLQTISEHKIRVSPLRFFSLNRKQEEVN